The Spirosoma sp. SC4-14 DNA window TACCGATGATGTAGACAGGAATACGTAGAAAACAAATAGGTAGATGAGTTTTGGCATTAGGTGTAGGTTATTGGTTCGTACATTGTTTAATTTTAATCTGGACTTCGCGAGTGTCTTTCAGGGCCTGAGCCACCTTAAACCACTCGCGTGCACCTTCATATTCGTCGTTGTCGAAAATTCTGTTGGCTTTGGTCATGTATACCTTATAGGCTTCGTCGGCCTGAGTTGTATTCAAATTGTTTGTTTTGGCCAGTTCACGCGCTTTCGAAAAACTGCCAATCGCTTTTGCCTTGTTATTGCTTTGGGCAATAGTCTTGATGCCTTCGTCGATTAGCTGATCATATTCCAGTTGGGCCTGCTGCCTGATCGATTCCGTATTGTTCGTAGGGGCAGGTTCACGGGAGGCTGATTTTTCGGGTTCTGGCGATGCCGATGCTGGTACAGATGATGTCGTAAGACTATTTTCTTTGGTTGGCTCGGCAGGTGGATGTGCTATGGATTCTTGTATTGTAGTCCGAAAGGCAATCACATCCTGGCGGGTTGGATCGAGTCGGAACGCATTGGTTATCAGCGATAGTGCCTGCTTGTATTCTTTCTGTGCATAGGCACGTCTGGCATTACGCAGAGCCAGGTTAATCTGTTCGTTTAGGGTGCTTTTCGCGTTATTGTCGTTCGGTTGAGCGGGTAATTTTCCTGATTCCGGCGCTGCATTTTCTTTCGTGTTTAGGGTAGTTCCTATCGTTGATGACTCCACTACCCTGGCAGGGCCATTGTCCGATTGGTCAGGAATAAAATAAAAGCCAGCCGCCGTTGCAATTGCCAGACCAATGGCACCTAGCGCTACAACCCGCCACGGAAACGCTGGTGGCAATTGCGACGCGATCGGCTTACTTTCGACGGATGTATTCAATAGCGCAGGCGGCTCATTGAATGTTGTAACCGGAAAAATATCGGTAGGGAGTGTTTGTTCTGAAACAATCAACGGCTTTACCGTGGAACCAGAAGCTAAGTATAAATCAGTCTTTTCGGCCTGATAAACGTCGGTTGGCTGCTCCTGTTCATGAACAAGTACGGGTTTAGGGCGAAGCTGTTCGATGCAGAAAGCCAGGCCACGGGCCGCTTCTGGCATTTCGGGCGCGAGTTGCAGAAGCTGTTCGAAACCGGTTTTA harbors:
- a CDS encoding serine/threonine-protein kinase yields the protein MSQTFTTFRDFRQRYPIRPNDPGALLGTGSYGRVFKVEDQLETEWVAIKISEFKGNDSKSLKAEVELARRMPRQANIARYDACYRIETDTSISDFAIMKFYADGNLADLLRREILTADQVYDITRGILLGLQHLHRHRVVHRDFKPANILISRDNAGRFIPKIADFGLSKLVSDDELDSSDFDLSDGRGTPSYKAPEQIEGSRVSFNLDLWAFGVILYEMLTGEKPFRSDLRNSSEQSVRRAIEKKIITVELPERLTTIQEPYQSIIRRCLVRDIHERARKETELLDLLDGISQSLAEAIDLQNQQRYEEALTRFEQILAKREHHLEAQTGAEACKLAINRQMLHGLLAKANDLLTRQQYEEAKTGFEQLLQLAPEMPEAARGLAFCIEQLRPKPVLVHEQEQPTDVYQAEKTDLYLASGSTVKPLIVSEQTLPTDIFPVTTFNEPPALLNTSVESKPIASQLPPAFPWRVVALGAIGLAIATAAGFYFIPDQSDNGPARVVESSTIGTTLNTKENAAPESGKLPAQPNDNNAKSTLNEQINLALRNARRAYAQKEYKQALSLITNAFRLDPTRQDVIAFRTTIQESIAHPPAEPTKENSLTTSSVPASASPEPEKSASREPAPTNNTESIRQQAQLEYDQLIDEGIKTIAQSNNKAKAIGSFSKARELAKTNNLNTTQADEAYKVYMTKANRIFDNDEYEGAREWFKVAQALKDTREVQIKIKQCTNQ